AACCGTGACCCGTGTCGGTGGTTTTAATGTGGTAGCAGAAGGTAATTACCTAGTTTGGGATCTTGAAGCTAAAAAGTTAGTTGAGTTAGAAGTTCAACCTGGTTCTCGCTATAACGGCCCTGCATCTGAGCTTGAAAATGCAACAACTGAAATGACCGGTTTTTGGATTGATCCAAGTCGTGGCCAGTTGCTTAAAATCATGGGACAAACAGCCGGCTTAACAGAACGTATTCAGCAAGGTGGTGTGGTGGGTTACATTATTTTAGCTCTGGCTATTATTGGTGTGATGCTGTCATTGATTCGTATGACATGGCTAACCGCTGAATCTAAACGCATTAAACAACAAATGGAAAGTGATTCCCCGTCTGATAATAACGCACTGGGTCGTGTGATGGCGGCTTACCATGCAAATAGCCGTGCGGACACTGAGACCCTAGAGCTGCATTTAGGTGAAGCTATTTCAAATGAAATTCCACGTTTAAGCAGAGGCATTAACTGGATCAAAATTATCTCTGTGGTTGCGCCTTTACTTGGTTTACTAGGTACTGTAACAGGCATGATTGATGTATTTGAAACCATGTCTTTGTTTGGAACAGGCGACCCTAAATTGATGGCTGGCGGTATTTCACAAGCATTGGTAACCACGGTATTAGGTCTTGTTGCAGCGATTCCATGTGTGTTCTTACATACCATGACAAACAATAAGAGCCGTGAGTTGATCCAAATTTTGCAAGAGCGTGCGACAGGTATTTTGGCCCGTAAAGCAGAAGAAGAATATCAAGCAAAGGCGGCTTAAATTATGTTTTATGACGCGTATGAACAAGTATATTTATTTACAGAGCGTGGCGGTGACGTTGTCTTAGCCATCTTAGGTTTAATATTTTTACTTTGGTTGTTTATTTTAGAGCGCGTTGCCTACTTTTCTATGAGCCATAAAGAGCTGGTGTCTAAAGCGATTGCCGAATGGGAATCACGCAAAGAAAGAACCAGTTGGCATGCACACCAAATCCGTTTGGATTTGGTGGCAAATGTAGAAATGGGATTAGAAACCAATACACGTACGATCAAGATGCTAGTGGGTCTTTGTCCGTTATTTGGTTTGCTAGGTACGGTAACAGGCATGATTGAAGTTTTTGATGTGATGGCATTTATTGGCAATGGCAGCCCAAGGGCGATGGCTTCAGGCATATCAAAAGCCACGATTCCAACGATGGCAGGCATGGTGGGTGCGTTAACAGGTTTGTTTGCTCAATCGTTGATACAACGTTACACCAAACGTCAAAAGTCACACATTGAAGATAAATTAACATTTGATCACTAATCATTTAGTGATGGTTTTGAGGAATACATTATGAGACGCGGATTTCAAAATCTGACGCCAGAAGCAGAAGAAGGTGAGATTGATATTACGCCAATGTTGGACGTTGTATTTATCATGTTGATCTTCTTTATTGTAACGGCATCGTTTGTTAAAGAGTCTGGCATTGAAGTTAACCGACCTGACGCGAGTACATCAGCGGCAAAACCACGAGCCAATATTTTAATTGCCATTAATGAAGGTGGTGAGATTTGGATTAACAAGCGCCAAGTTCAAGAGAGCCAGGTGCGTGCAAACATTGAACGTTTACATGCTGAAAATCCACAAGGAACCGTGGTTGTACAAGCTGACGAAGAAGCCAAAACCAAAACTTTAGTAGCGGTTATGGACGCAGCTAGAGCGGCGGGTGTGTACGATGTTTCACTTGCAACGGAGTCACCATAACATGTTGAATGCAGCCCCTCGATTTGGATTAGCCATGGCTGTTGCAGCGGGTGTGACATTTTGTGTCGCACTTATGATGCAGGGTTTGATTTCATCAGGTGGATCTGTAATCGAAGAAAACGATTTTGGCAAGCTGGTTGAGTTTGTTCATGTTCAACAAGATGACGAAATTCACACCAAAAGTCGTCAACCTAAAAAACCACCGGCACCACCACAAGAACCTGAAAAGCCAGAAATGTCGAAACCTGAATTTGATCGCAGCTCAAGTGATATGGATATTGGCGGCCTAGATTTAGGCGCTGATTTAAGTGTTGATGCAGGTCTTGCTGGCAGTGGCGGTGATGGTGAGTATTTGCCTATTGTTAAAGTTGCGCCTCAGTATCCACGTCGAGCGGCACAAAAAGGCATTGAAGGGTATGTGGTACTTGAATTTACGGTGAGTAAATTAGGCACAGTGGTGGACCCCCAAGTAATTGAAGCGGACCCACCTAATATTTTTAATCGTGCCGCTATTAGTGCGGCTAAAAAATTCAAATATAAGCCAAAAATTGAAAATGGCGAAGCCGTTGAAGTGAAGGGTATTCGTAATATTATTCGCTTTGAACTTGATAAAAGCAGTAAGTGAGGTAGAAATTATGAAGCACTCTATGGTTTCAGTATTATTACTAGCATCACTGATATTTGGTGTGACATCTGTTACACCTGTTTCGATATCAAAAAGCTATGCAGCTGAAGAAGAAAAGAAGCCTCGTCGTGTGAAACGTGCTCAAACCATGCGCCCAGCGATTTATAAAAAACTAGATAATGTTCGCCAGCTTTCTGATGAAAAGAAATATGAAGAAGCATTAGAGTATGTGAAAACAATCCAAAATATTCCACGTAACTCTTATGAAACGGCCATGACATGGAACATGGTGGCTTATGTTGAATTTAATCGTGAAAATTATGCAGCTGCAGTCAATGCTTATAATCAAGTACTAGCGACTAAAAACCTGCCTGAAAGCTTGGAGCAAACAACGCTTTATAGTGTAGCGAAACTGTATTTGATCCAAGAAGATTATAAAAAATCGATTACCGCTTTAAATAAATGGTTTTCCGTTGTTGAAAAGCCAGGGCCTGAGGCTTATATCTTACGTGCACAAATGAACTATCAATTGGAAAACTATAATCAAGCGTTACCGGATGTTAAAAAAGCCATTGCTATTGTCCAGCAGCAAGGTAAACAGCCCCGTGAGAGTTGGTTGTTAGTTGAGCGTGCAGTTTATTACCAAAACAAAGATTTTAATGCCATGGAGCGCACCTTAAAAGATTTGATTACCTTGTATCCAAAACCACAATACTGGATTCAATTGGGGGCTGTTTATAACGAGCTGGGCAAACCTGAAAAAGAATTGTCAGTGATTGAAACAGCGTACGAGCAGGGTTTGCTTGGGAAGGAAACCCACATCATCAGTTTTGCTCAAGCCATGCTGTCTCAAGAGGTGCCTTATAAAGCGGCTCAGGTTTTAATTAAAGGTATTAAAGCTGGTGTAGTTGAACAAACGGGCAAAAATCTTTCATTATTGGGTGATGCCTTAATGATTGCCAAAGAATACGACGAAGCCATAAAAGTTATGACGCAGGCGGCCGATGAAACCCAAGCCGGTAAAGATTTTTACAAGTTGGCTCAAATTCATACTGAGCGTCAAGAATGGCAGCTTGCCCTTGAAAATGTAAAGCAGGCACTAAAAGATGAAGGCTTTAAAAATCAAAATGAAGCGCTAATTTTGAAAGGCTTAGTGCAATTTAACCTTAACGACCTAGATGCGGCAAAGGCCACGTTTACTCAAGCTAAGGCTTTTGCTGAAATTGAAAAATCTGCGTCACAGTGGTTGGGCTATATCGAAGGTGAACAAAAGCGTCGTAACTATATGGCTAGTGGGATTTGAACTCAGTTATTAATAATAAAAAGTGCAAGGGATTACCTGTAAGCACTTAATACATGCTAATTACCGTTAGCCCTAAAATAAAACCGACTCACGAGGTCGGTTTTTTTATGCAGCCAAGCTACTAAATTAATGAAAGAAATCTTTATCAATGTCTTTCAATTGTTCGCTCATTAATTCTTCTTCTGCTGATTTTCCTGGGATGGCGTGCTCTTCATTTGCCCATTGGCCAAGATCAATTAAACGACAACGATCGGTGCAAAATGGGCGAAACTTTGACTCTTCATTCCATTCCACTTCTTTAGAGCAGGTGGGGCAGTTAACTTTCATACTGTTTCTCACTTAACCTTAAATACTGCTGATTGAGTTGAGCCACTTGCTGCTGCAAGTGTTCTAGAGTTTGATTATTGATGATCACATCATCTGCAAAGCTTAATCGTTTATCGCGATCCAGCTGGCTAGCAATAATGGCTTCTACTTGAGCTTGTGGGTTATTGTCGCGCTTGCATGTACGTTTGAGTTGCAATTCCACCGGCACATCTACTACTAATACTCGGTTCACCAGCTCATGCTGGCCAGATTCTATTAAAAGTGGCGACACTAAAATTGAGTAAGGGCTCGTACTATTTTGTAGGCCACGTAATATTTCTTCACGAATGAGTGGGTGGGTGAGTTGTTCAAGCCACTTTTTAGCATCGGCATCTTTGAAGATAATCTCACGCAATTTTGCACGGTTTAACGAGCCATCTTCAAGTACTATGTTTTCACCAAAGTGTTGCTTGATTTGCTCTAAGCCAGTTGAACCTTTTGCAACCACTGTGCGTGCTGCAATATCGGCGTCAATCACA
This genomic stretch from Bermanella sp. WJH001 harbors:
- a CDS encoding MotA/TolQ/ExbB proton channel family protein, coding for MKLRNLFAIGAVAVSLMMPVHANDAKTGLDMDALLTLVKEGQARDNAEFNARMKRFNIAKYDQENLLKTEKQERTRLENESAEKEKRFAQNEEKINLAQERLNERLGSLKEMFGVLQQVAGDTQGVFEGSVISSQVEGREVFLTNLIKLAGSSSELPSIDNLEQLWFEMQREMTLTGDIAKYQASVVLPSGETVAKTVTRVGGFNVVAEGNYLVWDLEAKKLVELEVQPGSRYNGPASELENATTEMTGFWIDPSRGQLLKIMGQTAGLTERIQQGGVVGYIILALAIIGVMLSLIRMTWLTAESKRIKQQMESDSPSDNNALGRVMAAYHANSRADTETLELHLGEAISNEIPRLSRGINWIKIISVVAPLLGLLGTVTGMIDVFETMSLFGTGDPKLMAGGISQALVTTVLGLVAAIPCVFLHTMTNNKSRELIQILQERATGILARKAEEEYQAKAA
- a CDS encoding MotA/TolQ/ExbB proton channel family protein, giving the protein MFYDAYEQVYLFTERGGDVVLAILGLIFLLWLFILERVAYFSMSHKELVSKAIAEWESRKERTSWHAHQIRLDLVANVEMGLETNTRTIKMLVGLCPLFGLLGTVTGMIEVFDVMAFIGNGSPRAMASGISKATIPTMAGMVGALTGLFAQSLIQRYTKRQKSHIEDKLTFDH
- a CDS encoding biopolymer transporter ExbD, with the translated sequence MRRGFQNLTPEAEEGEIDITPMLDVVFIMLIFFIVTASFVKESGIEVNRPDASTSAAKPRANILIAINEGGEIWINKRQVQESQVRANIERLHAENPQGTVVVQADEEAKTKTLVAVMDAARAAGVYDVSLATESP
- a CDS encoding energy transducer TonB; amino-acid sequence: MLNAAPRFGLAMAVAAGVTFCVALMMQGLISSGGSVIEENDFGKLVEFVHVQQDDEIHTKSRQPKKPPAPPQEPEKPEMSKPEFDRSSSDMDIGGLDLGADLSVDAGLAGSGGDGEYLPIVKVAPQYPRRAAQKGIEGYVVLEFTVSKLGTVVDPQVIEADPPNIFNRAAISAAKKFKYKPKIENGEAVEVKGIRNIIRFELDKSSK
- the yacG gene encoding DNA gyrase inhibitor YacG, producing the protein MKVNCPTCSKEVEWNEESKFRPFCTDRCRLIDLGQWANEEHAIPGKSAEEELMSEQLKDIDKDFFH
- the coaE gene encoding dephospho-CoA kinase (Dephospho-CoA kinase (CoaE) performs the final step in coenzyme A biosynthesis.) → MLIVGITGGIGSGKTAVTNEFAKLGIDVIDADIAARTVVAKGSTGLEQIKQHFGENIVLEDGSLNRAKLREIIFKDADAKKWLEQLTHPLIREEILRGLQNSTSPYSILVSPLLIESGQHELVNRVLVVDVPVELQLKRTCKRDNNPQAQVEAIIASQLDRDKRLSFADDVIINNQTLEHLQQQVAQLNQQYLRLSEKQYES